Proteins co-encoded in one Candidatus Dormiibacterota bacterium genomic window:
- a CDS encoding TIGR03619 family F420-dependent LLM class oxidoreductase, translated as MDIHVALPNGHRGVTLKQLMEITEVAEELGFSGVWPLDHVLVGPDLKDRYPWVIEPLTLLGYLAARTSRIRLGTSVIVLGMRNPFVVAKQAATLDLLSNGRFTLGLGAGYSEPEFRNIGASGVWTTRGKRLDEAILLFRHLWSGAQGPFDGQFYQYDEGYFGPPPPQGERLPILIGGASDAALRRAGTLGDVWQSTGLSPEDFGLRAEKVRRFANGRRVELGARTTLAGDPETVLAKIKAFQKAGAEHVCAYFGATVEDFVPGMRTFAREVMPAC; from the coding sequence ATGGATATCCATGTCGCCCTGCCGAACGGTCACCGAGGCGTCACCCTCAAGCAGCTCATGGAAATCACGGAAGTCGCCGAGGAGTTAGGTTTCTCGGGCGTCTGGCCGCTCGACCATGTCCTCGTCGGTCCCGACCTCAAGGACCGCTATCCGTGGGTGATCGAACCGCTGACGCTGCTTGGCTATCTCGCGGCGCGCACCAGCCGGATCCGTCTCGGCACGTCAGTGATCGTGCTCGGGATGCGCAATCCCTTTGTCGTCGCCAAGCAAGCGGCCACGCTCGACCTGCTCTCCAACGGGCGCTTCACCCTCGGGCTCGGAGCCGGCTACTCGGAGCCGGAATTTCGCAACATTGGGGCGAGCGGCGTGTGGACCACGCGCGGCAAACGACTGGATGAGGCCATCCTCCTGTTTCGGCATCTCTGGTCCGGCGCGCAAGGACCGTTCGATGGGCAGTTCTATCAGTACGATGAGGGCTACTTCGGCCCGCCGCCGCCGCAAGGCGAACGGCTTCCCATCCTGATCGGCGGCGCATCCGACGCCGCTCTTCGGCGCGCCGGAACGCTCGGGGATGTGTGGCAATCGACGGGGTTGAGTCCAGAGGACTTCGGGCTGCGGGCCGAGAAGGTGCGACGCTTCGCTAATGGCCGCCGAGTCGAATTGGGTGCGCGGACGACGCTCGCCGGCGACCCTGAGACTGTCCTCGCGAAAATCAAAGCCTTCCAGAAGGCCGGCGCGGAACACGTCTGCGCATACTTCGGCGCGACGGTTGAAGACTTCGTGCCCGGGATGCGCACCTTCGCGCGAGAGGTGATGCCGGCGTGCTAG
- a CDS encoding ABC transporter permease subunit has product MLWVNLGLISLTLALAFGLATVWRPQVAPVGRVMMTLGLQVTGILVVTWLLVERGQALAVRLPTPSAFEANLVTQVSSAAVASVELVLVSIVLGTCVGTALAAVAAWARQPWLELVLGVGSLVWVIPTFLLAIFAQDLQSAIYGLSGVNVSGSFGTATPTQLIWSSAVLAVRPAAYAFRQSRILIADQSRADYVRTALAKGLGWRSVVVRHIVRPAAAGLVLTAINSVRLMVGSLPLVEFFFAYPGLGRLLLTSLGVAYGQQAPQLDPAVAIGSAVVLASMLAILEAVSRLLGQRLDPRLAEVGS; this is encoded by the coding sequence GTGCTGTGGGTCAATCTCGGCCTGATCAGCTTGACCCTCGCGCTGGCGTTCGGACTCGCCACGGTATGGCGCCCACAGGTCGCGCCGGTCGGGCGGGTCATGATGACGCTCGGGCTCCAGGTCACCGGCATTCTGGTGGTGACGTGGCTGCTGGTCGAGCGCGGGCAGGCGCTCGCCGTTCGCCTGCCGACGCCTTCGGCCTTCGAAGCGAACCTTGTGACCCAGGTGTCGAGCGCGGCAGTCGCCTCAGTCGAGCTGGTGCTGGTATCGATCGTTTTGGGAACCTGCGTCGGGACGGCGCTCGCGGCCGTCGCGGCCTGGGCACGCCAGCCGTGGCTGGAACTGGTGCTAGGTGTTGGGAGCCTGGTCTGGGTGATTCCGACGTTCCTGCTGGCGATCTTCGCCCAGGACTTGCAGTCGGCCATCTACGGGCTCAGCGGTGTCAACGTTTCCGGCTCATTCGGAACGGCGACGCCGACCCAGCTGATCTGGAGCAGCGCCGTGCTCGCGGTGCGTCCCGCGGCCTATGCGTTCCGGCAGAGCCGGATTCTGATCGCCGACCAATCGCGCGCCGATTATGTCCGGACCGCGCTGGCGAAGGGCCTGGGCTGGCGCAGCGTCGTGGTTCGCCACATCGTGCGGCCGGCGGCGGCCGGGCTGGTGCTGACGGCAATCAACTCGGTCCGCCTGATGGTCGGGTCGCTGCCACTGGTCGAGTTCTTCTTCGCCTATCCCGGCCTTGGTCGGCTGCTGCTGACATCGCTCGGCGTGGCCTACGGGCAGCAGGCGCCACAGCTGGATCCGGCGGTCGCGATCGGGTCCGCTGTGGTCCTGGCCAGCATGCTCGCCATCCTGGAAGCGGTCTCTCGGCTGCTCGGTCAGCGGCTGGACCCCAGGCTGGCCGAAGTGGGCAGCTGA